In Halobacteroides halobius DSM 5150, the genomic window GTCGTCGTACTTATGATAGTTTATTGTTAGAATTTCCAGGAGCAAATATGAACTTTGATATGAACTTAGTTGAAATGTCAATGCCAATTGGAAACTATAAAGATTTTGCTGTTCAGCCAACTTGTGGATTAGCTAGTGAAGAAGGATATATAGGTATTCTTGATGATGAACAATCTTTTCTTGAGCCTGAGCATATATATGCTCAATTACTTTGGTTTAAACAAGGTCATATTAAATATAGATTCCCTAACAATCTCCCTGCTAATACTTATGTTAATGAGTTAGAGTTGAGTATGGAGATATGCTCAGAAGCTCCTCATTACAACGAAGATTGGCCCTCAGATGTTACGGTCTGGATTAATGATGTAGAAATAGGAACATGGACTTCTCCGGGTGACTTTGGTGAACAACGAGGGAAACTAAATCCAGAATGGTGGAATAATGATCAAACTCAGCATGGTTTGTTGAAAATGTGGACAGTAAATGATGACGGAGCATATATTGACGGGAAGCAGATATCTAAAAAAACATTATCTGACTTAAATATTTCTGACAGCAATTTTATTGATGTGAAAATAGGAATTAAAGAAGAAGCAAGAAATATAGGAGGAATAAATCTCTTTGGCCATAAGTTTGGCAATTATGAACAAGATATAATATTAAGATTTAAATATAACCATAGGGAATAAGACTATAAAGTTTAAAATATTTATAATCAAAAGAAGGAATACTAAATCTATCCAAGAAAATAATAATTAGATAATAAGATTCTAATTATTATAGTAACAATTCCAATTTTATATAATATTTAAAAAACTTGACTATTTATAGTCTTTGTTTTATACTATAAATAGAGTGTTAAGAAAATAATAAGTGATTATAAGTTGCTAATATATAATTTTTAATAAGATTTCACTGTTCTAGGGATGTTTATTCCTACAAAGTTGGTGAAATCTGTTTTTTTGAAACAAAAGATTTAAGATTTATATTAAATTAACAAATTATATTAAATCAAAGCGAAGAAATTGATTAGAAGATAAGTTAATAAGTTAATAAACCTGTCTAATTAATTTATCTACCCCTCTGTTTTATTTTTTAAACATTATTTTAGTAATTAATAATTGATTACAATAATTATTAAAATAAAGAGGGGATAAATTTTAAGGAGGAGGATTAATATGAAAAAGAAATTTTTCCAAGTAGTAATGTTAATGTTGGTAGTCACTTTATTAGTTCCTAGTACAGCAGAGGCAGGTTTCTTTGATTTATTCTTTGGTGGTGAAAATAAAAAAGCAACAGGTACAATAGAGTTAAAATTCTGGAATGGATTCACAGCAGCTGATGGTGATGGTATGCAGAAGATGGTGAATAATTTTAATAAGCTTCACAAGGGCGAAATTAAAGTAACAATGCAAACAATGAATTGGGGAACATATTACCAAAAAGTTGTGACTGCATTAAGTAGTGGTAATGCACCTGATATTGGAGTAATGCATATAGATCGATTACCTGAATTCTCTTCTAAAGGTGTCTTGACGCCTTTAGATAGTATAGTTCAAGACTTAGGCTGGGATTCAGATGAGTTTGCTAAACGAGTCTGGCAAGCAGGAAAATATAAAGGAACCAGATATGGTATTCCTTTAGATATGCATCCTTTAACAATGTACATTAACGTAGATATGTTCAAGAAAGCAGGTTTAAATCCAAATAAGCCCCCTCAAACTAGAGAAGAGTTTATGAAAGTGGTTAAAAAACTAACTAAAGATACTAATGGAGACGGAAAAATAGATCAATATGGAACTGCAATTCCTCCGTTATGGCCAGGGCAACAATTTATTGTTCCTACTTTAATTCATCAATTTGGTGGTTCTATCACTAATGAAGAAGTTACAAAAGTAACTTTCGATAGTCCAGAAGCAATTAAAGCTGTAAAATTTGCTAAAAGTTTGATTTATAAACACAAGGTATCTCCAGCAAACATTCAGCAAGATGGCGAAGTGACCTTATTTAAACAAGGCAGATTAGGTATTCACTTTAACGGAATTTGGATGATAAGAGCTTTCCAAAAACAAAAAGGATTAAACTTTATGTCTTATCCAGTACCTAACTTAGGAGGAAAAATGGCAGTAATGAGTAACTCTCATAACTTTGTTATCTTTAATAAAGATGAAATGACTAAAAAAAGAAAAGAAGCTGCAGCTGAATTTATCAAGTATATCTCTAAAAGAAGTGCTAAATGGGCCAAATTTGGGCAAATACCAGCACGCAACTCTGTAAGAAAAAGTGATAAGTTCCAACAACTTAAGCACCAGTCTTCAATTGCTAAAGAAGTTCCATATGTTGTTTTCCCACCTGCACATCCAGTAACTAGTAAGATTATGGGACCCCTTTATGATGCAATCAATTTAGCGTTATTGGATAAAGAACCTGTTAAAGAAGTATTGAATAAAGCGGCTAAAAGAGCTCAAAAAGCTTTAGATCAATACTATAAGAGACATTAAATTTAAACAAAACGGGAGAAAATCCTCCCGTTTTGCTTAATTTCATTTAAAAGGAGTGTTATATTATGTTTAAAAATAAATTTCAAAAAATAATCCCATATTTATTTATTACTCCTCATTTATTTATATTTTCAATATTTTTAGCTTTTCCTGCTCTTTTTGGTCTATATATTAGTTTGCATCGTTGGAATCTTTTGAGTGCTCAACACCCCTTTGTTGGATTTAAAAACTATACAAGGTTGTTTAATCCTGAATCCTTTCAGTATCAGTATTTTTGGAATGCTTTAGGTAATACATTTCAATTTGTAATCTTTAGTGTACCTATACTAGTTATAATCGGATTAATCTTAGCAATATTAGTAAATAGAAATATTCGGGGAACAGGGATCTTGCGTAGTATTTTTTATACTCCTGTTATTTTATCTGTAACAAGTGTTACTTTAATTTGGATGTGGATGTTAGATACTCAAAGTGGATTGATTAATTATATTTTAAATTTATTTGGTGTTGAACCTATAGCTTGGTTATCTACAACAGAGTGGGCTTGGGTTTCATTAGTTGTAACTACAGTTTGGTGGACGGCTGGACATAATATGTTACTCTTATTAGCTGGACTACAAGATATTCCTCAGCATTATTACGAAGCAGCAGAAATTGATGGAGCTAATATTTGGGATAAGTTTTGGCATATAACTTTACCTTGTCTAAAGCCAACCATTCTTTTTGTTACTGTGACATCAACTATTGCTTCATTTAAGGTTTTTGGGCAACCTCATATGATGACTCAAGGAGGGCCAGGACGAGAAACTGAAGTTGCAATTATGTATATAAAACGAGTAGCATTTGCTAATTATAGGATTGGTAGTGCAGCTGCTATGGCTTTAATTGTATCTTTATTTGTTATTGTAATTGGTGTTATTCAATTTAAATTACTGTCTAAAGATGTAGAGTACTAAAGGGGGAATCACAGTGAAGAATATAAATTGGAGAAAATTTTTAGTATCATCAATCACAATCTTATTTGCTGTTATATGGTTAGTTCCATTAGTTTGGATGCTTTCTACTTCTCTTAAACCAGAATCACAAGTTGTTAGTTGGCCTATTAATCTTATTCCTGAGAACTTTTCACTAAAAAATTACTCACAACTGTTATTAGGAAAAGATGTTCCAGTGTTTCGTTGGTTCTTTAATAGTACAGTTGTTGCTACTATGACCACAATAATAGTATTATTTATTGATGCTTTAGCAGCGTATGCTTATGCTCGTATGAAATTTAAGGGGCGCGATACGATCTTTTGGATACTAATGGCTACAATGATGATTCCACCTACAACTAATTTAATCCCAAATTATATTATGATGGATAAGTTTGGATGGATAAATACTTATAATGCTATGATATTTCCTAGAACTGCTTCAGTATTTGGAGTATTTTTATTAAGGCAATTTTTTATTGGCTTACCTAAAGATCTAGAAGATGCCGCTCGAATAGATGGTTGTAATCAATTCCAAACTTTTTATAAAATCATTTTACCATTAACTAAACCGGCCTTAATAGTCTTAGGGATTTTTACATTTAGAGGCTCCTGGAATTCATTTCTATGGCCCTTAATAGTTACTAATTCAGAAAAAATTAGACCTTTAACTCCTGCTTTATCATTATTACAAGATAATTATGCTACACAATATGGTAAATTAATGGCTGGTGCCTTTATTTCTGCTATTCCTGTAATAATTATTTTCTTCTTTGTTCAGCGATATTTTGTACAGGGAATTTCTTTAACAGGAATGAAAGGGTAAATTATTTTTTAATTTTGGAGGGATATAAATGGGCAACATAATTAAAAATTTAAATGGAATTTGGAAATTCAAGATAGATCCAATAGAAAAAGGGGAAAAAGAAGAGTGGTATTTAAATAATTTAGAAGGAAGAGAAGTTAAAGTGCCTGCAGTATGGCAAAGTTACAATCAAAAATTAACATCGTACACTGGATCAGCTTGGTATAGTAAAAAAATAAAAATTAATTCTAATAAGCAAGATAAGCGATTTTTTATTGAGTTTAATGCAGTAGATTATATTACTGATGTTTGGTTTAATGGTCAATATTTAGGTAAACATGAAGGGGGATATACTCCTTTTAAATTTGAGATAACTGATTATATCAATTATGAAGAAGATAATTTATTAGTAGTTAAAGTCTTTGATCCTCAAGATAATGGTGAAATCCCACGGGGAAAACAAGGGAGTTGGTACACTAGGGTTAGTGGTATCTGGCAAGATGTAAGGCTTATAGGGTATGAAGAAAGTTTTATAGAACAAGTTTTAATAACTCCTAATATTGATCAAAGTGAAGCTTCTTTAATAGTAGATCTTGTAGATATAGAAAATCTAACACAACCTAAACTAGAAATAACTGTTTTTTCTCCTAAAGGTAATGAAAAGAAAACACAAATAAAAGAATTTAATTATCAAACTAATCAAGAATATAAAATAAAAATAGATAACCCATTATTATGGAGTCCTAAAAACCCATGGATTTATGATGTGAAAGTTACCTTAAAAGATGGAGATAAAGTAGTAGATAATTACAAAAGTTATTTTGGAATGAGAAAAGTTGAACAAAAGAATGGTAAAATTTATTTAAATGATGAACCATTATACATTAGAGGTGCTTTAGATCAAGCCTTTTGGCCTAAAACAATCTATAGAGCAGAAACTGAAGATATGATTAAAGATGAAATTATGAAGGCAAAAAATATGGGCTTTAACTTATTAAGAAAGCACATTAAGACTGAAGACCCTAGGTATTTATATTGGGCTGATCATTTAGGAATATTAATTTGGGGTGAAGCTCCTAATTATGCTAGATGGACACCACAAGCAAAAAAGAGATTCAAAGATGAATATACAAAGATGGTAACAAGAGATTATAATCATCCATCTATTATTATTTGGAGTATCTATAATGAAGAATGGGGCTTAGAATGGAATTTAAATGATGATCCTAAAAAACAAGAGTGGGTTATAGAATTTTATAATTATGCTAAAAAGTTAGATAATACCCGATTGATTTGTGATAATTCAGGATGGGCTCATGTTAAGACTGATATTAGTGATTTACATCGTTATTTTGCTGCACCAGATAATTATCAGGAGTGGCAAGATGATTTAGATGATTATGTAATTGGTGATCCAGATGATAACTTTGTTGATGGCTATAAATATAACAATGAACCCTTGGTTATTTCTGAGTTTGGTATGTGGGGTCTACCAGAGATTGACCAAATTAAAGATTATTATAATGGTTTGCCTACTTGGTATGATGGTAGTGCTAAACTCTTCTCCGAAGATTTTAAAGTACCGGCAACTGCTAAAAAGAATTTCAATAAATATGGATTAGATAAAATATTTACTGATATTAATGAATTAGCGAGATTAACCCAAAAAAGAGAATTTAGAGGCATTAAGTATATTATTGAAGAAATAAGAAAAAGAGCGGAAATTGCAGGGTATGTTGTAACAGAATTAACTGATATAGAATGGGAAACAAATGGTTTTTTAGATTACTTTAGAAATCCAAAACAAGAATATAAGAATATAGTTGATTATAATGGGAAAATTAGTGCTATGTTAGATATCAAAAAAAGAAATTTGTGGACTGCTGAAAAGTTTGTTGCAGAAGTAAAATTAGTTAATAACACTTGTAATCCTATAGAAGGAACTTTAGTTTGGAAAGTGGAGGAGACTGATATAAGTGGCGAATTAAAAGTTAACTTAAATAAATATTCAGTTACAGAATTAAATAATCAGATATCATTTGTGGTTCCAGAAATAGAAGGATCTCAAGCCTTAAGATTAAAATACAGTTTGCAGGTAGGCGAAAAAATAATTGCTAAAAACCAAGAGGAATTAACATTTACTAACAAAGATGCTACTCAGGTAAATGATAAAGTAATTAGTACGGTAAATTTAAACCAGGATTTAACACAAAATTTAAGAGATAATGGTTATCAAATCAAAGAAAACTTTACTTCTTTATGTATTACCTCTAAATTAACTCCTGCAGTTATTAATTACTTGCGCCAAGGAGGGAAAGTAATATTTTTAGCTGAAGAAGGGGCCAAGATCAAAGAAAAAGGAATGATTAACTTTAAAAGGCTTGAAGATGGTGAAAGTTGGGATAAAGCAGCATCATTTAATTATATAAATCCAGATTATTTTAACGAATTACCACTAAATAAAATTTCAGGTTGGGAATTAGCAAATTTGTTTCCTAGCTATACAATCAATAACTTAACTGATATTAAATATGATGTTGTTTTAGCTGGATCATTTAAAGGATGGATTGGGCAATTTGGTGCTTCTTTATTAAAAAGATCTGTAGGTAAAGGAAATTTAATCGTTACTACTTTAAAATTGGCTAAAGAATATAACAACCAACCTATTGGTACCTTATTATTTAATGAGTTAACAGAAATTATATAATTAGATTGATTTAAA contains:
- a CDS encoding carbohydrate ABC transporter permease — its product is MKNINWRKFLVSSITILFAVIWLVPLVWMLSTSLKPESQVVSWPINLIPENFSLKNYSQLLLGKDVPVFRWFFNSTVVATMTTIIVLFIDALAAYAYARMKFKGRDTIFWILMATMMIPPTTNLIPNYIMMDKFGWINTYNAMIFPRTASVFGVFLLRQFFIGLPKDLEDAARIDGCNQFQTFYKIILPLTKPALIVLGIFTFRGSWNSFLWPLIVTNSEKIRPLTPALSLLQDNYATQYGKLMAGAFISAIPVIIIFFFVQRYFVQGISLTGMKG
- a CDS encoding carbohydrate ABC transporter permease → MFKNKFQKIIPYLFITPHLFIFSIFLAFPALFGLYISLHRWNLLSAQHPFVGFKNYTRLFNPESFQYQYFWNALGNTFQFVIFSVPILVIIGLILAILVNRNIRGTGILRSIFYTPVILSVTSVTLIWMWMLDTQSGLINYILNLFGVEPIAWLSTTEWAWVSLVVTTVWWTAGHNMLLLLAGLQDIPQHYYEAAEIDGANIWDKFWHITLPCLKPTILFVTVTSTIASFKVFGQPHMMTQGGPGRETEVAIMYIKRVAFANYRIGSAAAMALIVSLFVIVIGVIQFKLLSKDVEY
- a CDS encoding glycoside hydrolase family 2 protein is translated as MGNIIKNLNGIWKFKIDPIEKGEKEEWYLNNLEGREVKVPAVWQSYNQKLTSYTGSAWYSKKIKINSNKQDKRFFIEFNAVDYITDVWFNGQYLGKHEGGYTPFKFEITDYINYEEDNLLVVKVFDPQDNGEIPRGKQGSWYTRVSGIWQDVRLIGYEESFIEQVLITPNIDQSEASLIVDLVDIENLTQPKLEITVFSPKGNEKKTQIKEFNYQTNQEYKIKIDNPLLWSPKNPWIYDVKVTLKDGDKVVDNYKSYFGMRKVEQKNGKIYLNDEPLYIRGALDQAFWPKTIYRAETEDMIKDEIMKAKNMGFNLLRKHIKTEDPRYLYWADHLGILIWGEAPNYARWTPQAKKRFKDEYTKMVTRDYNHPSIIIWSIYNEEWGLEWNLNDDPKKQEWVIEFYNYAKKLDNTRLICDNSGWAHVKTDISDLHRYFAAPDNYQEWQDDLDDYVIGDPDDNFVDGYKYNNEPLVISEFGMWGLPEIDQIKDYYNGLPTWYDGSAKLFSEDFKVPATAKKNFNKYGLDKIFTDINELARLTQKREFRGIKYIIEEIRKRAEIAGYVVTELTDIEWETNGFLDYFRNPKQEYKNIVDYNGKISAMLDIKKRNLWTAEKFVAEVKLVNNTCNPIEGTLVWKVEETDISGELKVNLNKYSVTELNNQISFVVPEIEGSQALRLKYSLQVGEKIIAKNQEELTFTNKDATQVNDKVISTVNLNQDLTQNLRDNGYQIKENFTSLCITSKLTPAVINYLRQGGKVIFLAEEGAKIKEKGMINFKRLEDGESWDKAASFNYINPDYFNELPLNKISGWELANLFPSYTINNLTDIKYDVVLAGSFKGWIGQFGASLLKRSVGKGNLIVTTLKLAKEYNNQPIGTLLFNELTEII
- a CDS encoding ABC transporter substrate-binding protein, which translates into the protein MKKKFFQVVMLMLVVTLLVPSTAEAGFFDLFFGGENKKATGTIELKFWNGFTAADGDGMQKMVNNFNKLHKGEIKVTMQTMNWGTYYQKVVTALSSGNAPDIGVMHIDRLPEFSSKGVLTPLDSIVQDLGWDSDEFAKRVWQAGKYKGTRYGIPLDMHPLTMYINVDMFKKAGLNPNKPPQTREEFMKVVKKLTKDTNGDGKIDQYGTAIPPLWPGQQFIVPTLIHQFGGSITNEEVTKVTFDSPEAIKAVKFAKSLIYKHKVSPANIQQDGEVTLFKQGRLGIHFNGIWMIRAFQKQKGLNFMSYPVPNLGGKMAVMSNSHNFVIFNKDEMTKKRKEAAAEFIKYISKRSAKWAKFGQIPARNSVRKSDKFQQLKHQSSIAKEVPYVVFPPAHPVTSKIMGPLYDAINLALLDKEPVKEVLNKAAKRAQKALDQYYKRH
- a CDS encoding ArsR/SmtB family transcription factor, whose translation is MKGKVLKIKNNKSIIKVMKALASESRMKILETLNNKEMNLNKISEQLDMPASSVTVNVKKLEEAGLIETNYQPGDRGSQKLCRRTYDSLLLEFPGANMNFDMNLVEMSMPIGNYKDFAVQPTCGLASEEGYIGILDDEQSFLEPEHIYAQLLWFKQGHIKYRFPNNLPANTYVNELELSMEICSEAPHYNEDWPSDVTVWINDVEIGTWTSPGDFGEQRGKLNPEWWNNDQTQHGLLKMWTVNDDGAYIDGKQISKKTLSDLNISDSNFIDVKIGIKEEARNIGGINLFGHKFGNYEQDIILRFKYNHRE